A section of the Rhipicephalus sanguineus isolate Rsan-2018 chromosome 11, BIME_Rsan_1.4, whole genome shotgun sequence genome encodes:
- the LOC119375243 gene encoding uncharacterized protein LOC119375243 gives MPDTQRASEEPTATINVLADPPEQLPQIPQQSLARDHLPPSEKVLPDKRNNVAASLLHPPVDVPSIPKTSSLDPPLKAPGVPEGPPPELLDDTETELEAVISKLTRNTSPGKDRIVNKHLRQLPNQALMALLRYYNECWEKGELPAAWEHSEVIMIPKPNKPLAVENLRPVSLTSCVGKFFLHMIHDRLTSHLEDNGYYPNTMSGFRQLLSTQDVLLLLKDLVNHLSKNSKSRVLVIDVKSAFDNVSHKAILQNLEDNGCGSKTYCYVRNFLIGRTATVAISNLWSNKFELPNRGTPQGSVVSPLLLYVALLQLPRLLENIPGLRRAIYADDITLWTRGKSTGEQESCLQEAVDVIEKYLHRCGLHSAPEKSELLVLKAHTRGRPPTYEAPDPYVTLHRVQIPNVASLRVLGLHLHSDGSGAATLPRLQHKIFQLTHLVRRVANQHSGLKVQDTLRIVQALLTSRITYGTPYLALKTSEVDKLNVLICKATKLAMGLPPMASTTRLLRMWVHSTWQEQLEAQRTSQLDRLRLTSTGRSVLAHLGYGECYTCEADRKVKVPPYLGDSLSIAQVPRNMHPEYHRKRRIARVDTIRRRHQHDSDARYVDAAKYPGKNAYTLSVVNAGGNELASATVRVRSSEAAEEAAIALATTTSTDALVIFTDSQSAVRNYTRGRISIEALQILSKSSTPLPYTCVVWVPGHEGNEAADTAARGHVNRASLTASLEPRLASAAAEVETVPRTYNAILQPYRLARRVYPPPHPKLTKEETTALRRLQSNTYTHGTLLRPIYPTPHAYHCPICDVPDTLARLILECPWRHQDADNKPATTAHNNLLAETRNTKLLKMNTSESKYRRNSTEY, from the exons ATGCCTGACACGCAACGAGCATCGGAAGAGCCCACGGCAACCATAAACGTGCTCGCAGACCCACCGGAGCAGCTTCCGCAGATTCCACAGCAGTCTTTGGCACGCGATCATCTTCCACCGAGCGAGAAGGTTCTTCCGGACAAGCGCAACAATGTTGCGGCTTCGCTACTCCATCCGCCTGTTGACGTGCCATCTATTCCGAAGACGTCTTCGCTGGACCCCCCACTCAAAGCACCCGGTGTACCAGAAGGACCGCCTCCGGAGCTGTTGGACGACACCGAAA CAGAGCTTGAAGCAGTCATTTCTAAGCTCACGAGAAACACGAGTCCGGGCAAAGACAGGATAGTGAACAAGCACCTCCGACAGCTACCCAATCAGGCTTTGATGGCTCTCCTACGGTACTACAACGAGTGCTGGGAAAAGGGAGAACTTCCTGCCGCGTGGGAGCATTCGGAGGTGATCATGATACCTAAGCCCAATAAGCCCTTAGCTGTTGAGAACTTAAGGCCCGTTTCCCTGACTTCCTGCGTTGGCAAGTTCTTTCTGCATATGATACATGACAGGCTCACGTCACACCTTGAAGACAATGGGTACTACCCAAACACCATGTCCGGATTTCGCCAGCTTCTTTCTACGCAGGACGTCCTCTTACTCCTGAAAGATCTGGTTAACCACCTGAGCAAGAACAGCAAGTCGCGCGTCCTTGTGATCGATGTCAAAAGCGCCTTCGACAATGTTAGCCATAAAGCCATACTGCAGAATCTCGAAGACAACGGCTGCGGTTCAAAGACCTATTGCTATGTTCGAAACTTTCTCATTGGTCGTACGGCTACGGTGGCAATATCCAACCTATGGAGTAACAAATTTGAGCTGCCGAACAGGGGCACCCCTCAAGGCTCTGTCGTGTCACCACTTCTATTATACGTGGCGCTCCTTCAGCTCCCCCGGCTTCTCGAAAATATACCGGGCCTGCGTCGCGCCATTTACGCCGACGATATTACGCTGTGGACGCGAGGCAAGAGCACAGGAGAGCAAGAAAGCTGCCTGCAGGAAGCGGTCGACGTCATCGAGAAATACCTTCACAGATGCGGCCTCCATTCCGCACCTGAAAAATCGGAATTGCTTGTACTCAAGGCGCACACGAGAGGAAGACCTCCAACTTACGAAGCACCAGACCCGTACGTCACCCTCCACAGGGTGCAAATACCCAACGTCGCCTCGCTTCGAGTACTCGGCTTGCACCTGCACAGCGACGGATCAGGGGCCGCCACGCTTCCTCGACTTCAACACAAAATTTTCCAACTCACGCACCTCGTAAGGAGAGTCGCCAATCAACACAGTGGTCTGAAGGTACAAGATACCCTAAGAATCGTACAAGCTCTTCTAACCAGCAGAATCACTTACGGAACTCCATACCTCGCTCTCAAGACATCTGAAGTCGATAAGCTGAATGTGCTCATCTGCAAAGCTACGAAGCTCGCCATGGGGTTACCTCCGATGGCGTCGACCACCAGACTCCTTCGAATGTGGGTGCACAGCACCTGGCAAGAGCAGTTAGAAGCACAACGGACCAGTCAGCTCGACAGACTGAGGCTCACGTCGACGGGCAGATCGGTCCTTGCGCACCTGGGCTATGGGGAGTGCTACACCTGCGAGGCGGACCGCAAAGTGAAGGTACCGCCATACTTGGGAGACTCACTGAGCATCGCCCAAGTGCCGCGTAATATGCATCCCGAGTATCATCGGAAACGACGGATCGCTCGAGTCGACACGAtccgaagacgacaccagcaCGATTCAGACGCTCGTTACGTCGATGCGGCTAAATACCCGGGCAAAAACGCCTACACTTTAAGCGTAGTCAACGCAGGCGGAAATGAGCTGGCATCTGCCACCGTCAGGGTGCGGAGCTCCGAGGCGGCGGAAGAAGCGGCGATCGCCCTCGCCACGACGACAAGCACGGACGCGCTCGTAATCTTCACAGACTCCCAATCTGCTGTCCGCAATTACACGCGAGGCCGAATCTCAATTGAGGCACTCCAAATTCTGAGTAAGAGCAGCACTCCGCTTCCTTACACCTGCGTAGTGTGGGTGCCGGGACACGAGGGAAACGAAGCGGCTGACACCGCGGCGCGCGGTCACGTCAACCGGGCCTCCCTCACCGCCTCGCTCGAACCGCGgttagccagcgctgcagcagaagTGGAGACCGTACCCCGGACGTATAACGCCATACTGCAACCCTATCGCCTAGCTCGCAGGGTGTATCCGCCACCTCATCCCAAGCTAACTAAGGAAGAAACAACAGCATTGCgaagactgcaaagcaacacgtACACGCACGGTACCCTGCTACGTCCCATCTACCCGACGCCTCATGCATACCACTGCCCGATATGCGACGTTCCAGATACACTGGCACGCCTcatactcgagtgcccgtggcgccACCAAGATGCCGATAACAAGCCCGCGACGACCGCACAcaacaacctcctcgccgagac